One region of Prinia subflava isolate CZ2003 ecotype Zambia chromosome 6, Cam_Psub_1.2, whole genome shotgun sequence genomic DNA includes:
- the ATP5MC3 gene encoding ATP synthase F(0) complex subunit C3, mitochondrial, with protein sequence MFACAKLATSPSLIRAGSRVLYRPISASVFSRPEVKNGEGKSTVIGAQNTVSQIALREFQTSAISRDIDTAAKFIGAGAATVGVAGSGAGIGTVFGSLIIGYARNPSLKQQLFSYAILGFALSEAMGLFCLMVAFLILFAM encoded by the exons ATGTTCGCTTGCGCCAAGCTCGCCACCTCGCCCTCCCTG ATCCGTGCTGGATCAAGAGTCTTGTACAGACCAATTTCGGCGTCTGTGTTTTCTAGGCCAGAGGTCAAGAATGGAGAG gGCAAGTCAACAGTTATCGGGGCCCAAAATACTGTCTCCCAAATAGCACTTAGAGAATTCCAGACTAGTGCTATCAGCAGGGACATTGACACTGCTGCCAAATTCATTGGTGCTGGTGCAGCCACAGTAGGTGTGGCTGGTTCTGGTGCTGGTATTGGAACAGTCTTCGGTAGTCTAATCATTGGTTATGCCAG aaatccttctctgaagcagcagctgttctCATATGCTATCCTGGGATTCGCCCTGTCTGAAGCTATGGGTCTGTTCTGTCTGATGGTTGCTTTCTTGATCCTATTTGCCATGTGA